One Borrelia hispanica CRI genomic region harbors:
- a CDS encoding structural cement protein Gp24 produces the protein MLGLRMHKFSFSGSEKSFLPGFEHKSGIHETESAIVDADSEAILPGDLVIVSKSSNMGDILVKKATSSTTNTDVVRGFAMKKTYIPSYETEKYLPGEVVPIRRRGEVVVTLDTSYTTPKIGHYVFFKDGKLVQDKNGKGGVQVGRIKDISISTSSKVVLLDAQIGHEYDTSGNRKFSS, from the coding sequence ATGTTGGGTTTGCGCATGCATAAATTTAGTTTTTCCGGTTCAGAAAAAAGTTTTTTACCAGGATTTGAACATAAGAGTGGAATTCATGAAACTGAGTCTGCAATAGTTGATGCTGATTCAGAGGCTATATTGCCTGGGGATTTAGTAATAGTTAGTAAGTCCTCTAATATGGGAGATATTTTGGTAAAAAAAGCAACATCTAGTACTACAAACACTGATGTTGTTCGTGGATTTGCTATGAAAAAGACCTATATACCTTCATATGAAACAGAAAAGTACTTACCAGGAGAAGTTGTTCCTATTAGAAGACGTGGTGAAGTAGTAGTAACTCTTGATACATCATATACAACTCCTAAAATTGGGCATTATGTCTTTTTCAAAGATGGGAAACTTGTCCAAGACAAAAATGGTAAAGGTGGAGTTCAGGTGGGTAGAATCAAGGACATAAGCATTAGTACTTCAAGTAAAGTTGTGTTATTAGATGCTCAAATTGGTCATGAATATGATACTAGCGGTAATAGAAAATTTTCTTCATAA